A single window of Psychromonas ingrahamii 37 DNA harbors:
- a CDS encoding helicase-related protein yields the protein MEIIDNINSLLGDDLKQTITSGSKLKIAASCFSIYAFEALKEQLEQVDSLEFIFTSPTFVEIEVTDNLRKEKREFHIPREQRERGFYGSEFEIQLKNKLTQKAIAKECADWIRRKANFRSNATSASMQQFAGVKKNINESVYMPLQGFTAVDIGYQKGDAVSNIVNRIDEQPITSIYLNLFDQIWTDNEKVEDVTDRLINHISSVYQENAPERIYFQLLYNIFNEFLKDINEDVLPNDKTGYQDSLIWNKLFNFQKDAATGIINKLETFSGCILADSVGLGKTFTALAVVKYYELRNKSVLVLCPKKLADNWLNFNRNLTTNPFIKDRFNFDVLCHTDIQRTRGESFGIPMNRINWGNYDLVVIDESHNFRNNQVYKDKETRYQALMNKVMRTGVKTKVLMLSATPVNNRFSDLRNQLALAYEGESEKIRQQVGTQRSIEEIFKRAQKSFNEWVDLESEQRTANALLDSLDFDFIKLLDSVTIARSRKHIQTFYDISEIGPFPERRKPLSFHPPLTTRTDVIGFNQIFERLSSLKMAVYAPISYILPSRIAKYEDMYDTQVGGKGTLRQADREKALQRLMTINLLKRLESSVHAFRLTLTGLKNTLETALNNIDSFKRSGIDQGFDDIADEFNGLDTEDDFDDFDKSFSTGGKVKIDLADMDIESWQHNLVEDLETIIKLFDEMMKVTPEHDAKLQHIKEQIKQKWAHPINIGNSKVLIFTAFADTANYLYDNIAPEFYNQYQVHTGKVTGSSPIKTTINKNYDFQSVLTLFSPIAKEKAQVLPSETAEIDILIGTDCISEGQNLQDCDCVMNYDIHWNPVRIIQRFGRVDRIGSKNTEIQLINYWPDISLDEYINLKERVENRMVISDITATGDDNVLKAEANDVAYRKEQLQRLQEEVIDLEDVKTGVSITDLGLNEFRMDLVNYIKTNGEIKSTPNGLHTVVNSDPSVGLVPGVIFALRNRNHSLNIDQQNRLHPYYLIYIATSGEVVINHMQVKPLLDRVRAACKGKSEPIKSAYDAFNSVTKDGKEMNFYSNLLEQSISSMIKVKESSDIDSLFGGKMTSALTNEISGLDDFELINFIVVNG from the coding sequence ATGGAAATAATAGATAATATAAATAGCCTACTCGGTGATGATTTGAAACAAACCATTACTTCTGGATCAAAGTTAAAAATCGCAGCCTCATGCTTTTCAATATACGCATTTGAAGCTCTTAAAGAGCAGCTAGAGCAGGTAGATTCGTTAGAATTCATATTTACATCACCTACATTCGTTGAAATTGAAGTTACTGATAATTTACGTAAAGAAAAGCGTGAATTTCATATACCACGTGAACAAAGAGAACGAGGTTTTTATGGGTCAGAATTCGAAATTCAACTAAAAAATAAGTTAACGCAAAAAGCGATAGCTAAAGAATGTGCTGATTGGATCCGTCGTAAAGCAAACTTTCGATCAAATGCGACCAGCGCATCAATGCAGCAATTTGCCGGTGTTAAAAAAAATATAAATGAATCTGTCTATATGCCTTTACAAGGATTTACTGCCGTTGATATTGGCTATCAAAAGGGCGATGCAGTTTCTAATATAGTTAATCGCATTGATGAACAGCCTATTACTTCTATTTACCTAAATTTGTTCGACCAAATCTGGACCGATAATGAAAAGGTTGAAGATGTAACCGATAGACTTATAAATCATATATCCTCGGTTTATCAAGAGAATGCCCCTGAACGTATCTACTTTCAGTTGCTGTACAATATATTTAATGAATTTTTGAAAGATATAAATGAAGATGTACTTCCTAATGATAAAACAGGTTACCAAGATAGCCTTATATGGAATAAACTATTTAATTTTCAGAAAGATGCCGCAACAGGTATCATAAATAAACTTGAAACATTCAGCGGTTGTATTTTGGCTGACAGTGTTGGTTTGGGTAAAACCTTTACTGCACTTGCCGTGGTGAAATATTACGAGCTCAGAAATAAATCCGTATTAGTTTTATGTCCAAAAAAACTTGCAGATAACTGGTTAAACTTCAATAGAAACCTAACTACCAATCCATTCATCAAAGATCGCTTTAATTTCGATGTACTCTGCCATACAGACATTCAACGTACACGTGGTGAATCTTTTGGTATCCCCATGAATCGCATTAACTGGGGAAATTATGACTTAGTAGTTATTGATGAGTCACATAATTTTCGTAATAATCAAGTCTACAAAGATAAAGAAACTCGCTATCAAGCTTTAATGAATAAAGTGATGCGCACAGGTGTTAAAACTAAAGTACTGATGTTATCAGCAACGCCTGTTAATAATCGTTTTTCAGATTTGCGAAACCAATTAGCTTTAGCTTATGAAGGTGAATCTGAAAAAATACGCCAACAAGTAGGTACTCAGCGTAGTATTGAAGAAATATTCAAACGAGCTCAAAAATCATTTAATGAATGGGTTGATTTAGAGTCAGAGCAAAGAACTGCGAATGCGTTACTTGATTCCTTAGATTTTGATTTTATTAAATTGCTAGATAGCGTCACCATTGCCAGATCACGTAAACACATTCAAACATTTTATGACATTTCAGAGATAGGCCCTTTTCCAGAACGCAGGAAGCCACTATCATTTCATCCCCCATTAACAACTAGAACCGATGTGATAGGTTTTAATCAAATATTTGAGCGGTTATCAAGTTTGAAAATGGCTGTCTATGCGCCAATAAGTTATATCTTACCGAGCCGTATTGCTAAGTATGAAGATATGTATGACACCCAAGTAGGTGGGAAAGGTACGCTAAGGCAAGCCGACCGTGAAAAAGCACTACAGCGTTTAATGACCATCAACCTACTTAAACGTTTAGAAAGTTCAGTTCATGCATTTCGACTAACCCTAACAGGATTAAAAAACACTCTCGAAACGGCGCTTAACAATATAGATTCATTCAAACGCAGCGGTATCGATCAAGGATTTGATGATATAGCTGACGAGTTTAATGGCTTAGATACAGAAGATGACTTTGATGATTTTGATAAATCCTTTTCAACAGGGGGGAAAGTTAAAATTGATCTGGCGGACATGGACATTGAGTCTTGGCAGCATAATCTTGTTGAAGACCTAGAAACTATCATTAAATTATTTGATGAGATGATGAAAGTAACCCCTGAACATGATGCCAAGCTTCAGCATATCAAAGAACAAATCAAACAGAAATGGGCTCATCCCATTAATATTGGTAATAGTAAAGTACTAATATTTACTGCTTTTGCGGATACGGCTAATTACCTATACGATAATATTGCGCCTGAATTTTATAACCAGTATCAAGTCCATACGGGTAAAGTTACAGGTAGTAGCCCTATAAAAACAACCATAAATAAAAATTACGACTTTCAAAGTGTATTAACTCTGTTTTCTCCGATAGCGAAAGAAAAAGCTCAAGTATTACCTAGTGAAACTGCTGAAATTGATATTCTCATTGGTACTGACTGTATATCTGAAGGTCAAAATTTACAAGATTGTGATTGTGTAATGAATTACGACATTCATTGGAATCCAGTTCGTATTATTCAACGTTTTGGTCGAGTTGATCGTATCGGTTCTAAAAATACAGAGATACAACTGATTAACTACTGGCCGGATATAAGTTTAGACGAATACATAAACCTAAAAGAGCGTGTCGAAAATCGTATGGTTATTTCTGATATTACGGCCACGGGTGACGACAATGTATTAAAAGCCGAAGCCAATGACGTTGCTTACAGAAAAGAGCAATTACAACGGTTACAGGAAGAAGTTATTGATTTAGAAGATGTTAAAACAGGTGTGTCAATCACTGATTTAGGGTTAAACGAATTCAGAATGGATTTGGTTAATTACATCAAAACAAACGGAGAGATTAAGTCTACGCCGAATGGTTTGCATACAGTAGTCAATTCAGATCCAAGTGTCGGCTTAGTACCAGGCGTTATATTTGCCCTGCGTAACCGCAACCATAGTCTTAATATCGACCAGCAAAACAGATTACATCCTTATTATTTAATTTATATTGCTACCAGTGGTGAAGTGGTTATTAATCATATGCAAGTTAAGCCCTTACTTGATAGAGTACGAGCTGCCTGTAAAGGCAAGTCCGAACCGATTAAATCTGCATATGACGCTTTTAATAGTGTGACTAAAGATGGCAAAGAAATGAATTTTTACTCTAATTTACTAGAACAATCGATTAGCTCAATGATTAAAGTAAAAGAGAGTAGTGATATTGATAGCTTATTTGGCGGTAAAATGACATCGGCATTAACTAATGAAATATCTGGATTAGATGATTTTGAGCTAATCAACTTCATTGTAGTGAATGGTTAA